One Brevibacillus choshinensis genomic window carries:
- a CDS encoding SpoIID/LytB domain-containing protein: MDDMWKKWMGKVLSAGLISAALLGGYTPAEAASKNIRVALFVDTGQGYRGVVPAVTLTTEKGMDVTLVGPEGKAKLPNLGGDEARYRVDEYHLVVAESSDWNRAQQVAQQMSQRKYEGSIQVVKRAGQTIYQVVSGTYGTYQAAANQAKAVSQATGQAPVVKGPLRLEAGRFNSLKEAQDWQAIFEASGISAYPVLVGDKSKATFAVWIGDEVSQDALSALARKASAEVPGFSYKQPATQAYVVLKQDAYGSKSDTIWKYVFSPNVKLTVEPKKAGSVALIGVVERDKRTYRGEMELSEYKGNLTLVNELSMEEYLYGVVSSEMAPGWPIEALKTQAVLARTRAVGTGNKYGIANLSDTVYEQAYYGYTKESKDIREAVDETEGEVIYYKGKIAESLFYSNAGGMTADGTEVWGNPVPYLRPVMSEDTEPLEKAKIWYLVSLADGTLGYIRSDLVKVTGGTNPVGLRMAVVSTNSTNLRSGPSTAYHRVLSTLPTGAEVTIVSEEAEENAYSWTRGPYTPAEVAGMINAVQAKGNAQRVPTNLKSLQVTERGPSGRVQEMEANGIKIAASSPDAHRSIFQQGASTLRSTKFDVEEMGTFTILGAGGKRTTYPAGSGNVQALSADGYGSVSANGYNDQFLIYRGTDDWRVASKTQQFLFRGTGFGHGLGVSQYGAKAMAESGYDYKEILQHYYQDVTIEE; the protein is encoded by the coding sequence ATGGACGACATGTGGAAGAAATGGATGGGAAAAGTCCTTTCGGCGGGTCTGATATCAGCTGCACTTCTCGGAGGGTACACCCCTGCTGAGGCGGCAAGCAAGAATATCCGGGTGGCTCTCTTTGTGGATACAGGACAGGGGTACCGCGGTGTGGTGCCAGCTGTAACGCTAACGACTGAAAAAGGAATGGATGTGACGCTGGTAGGACCGGAAGGCAAAGCAAAGCTACCGAACCTCGGCGGTGATGAGGCTCGTTACCGGGTGGATGAATATCATCTGGTCGTGGCGGAATCCAGCGACTGGAATCGCGCGCAGCAAGTGGCTCAGCAGATGAGCCAGCGCAAGTACGAAGGTAGCATTCAGGTCGTGAAACGGGCCGGCCAAACGATCTACCAAGTAGTGAGCGGGACGTACGGAACCTATCAGGCAGCTGCGAATCAGGCAAAAGCAGTTAGCCAAGCTACCGGTCAGGCACCGGTAGTAAAAGGTCCTCTGCGGCTTGAGGCGGGGCGATTCAACAGCTTGAAGGAAGCCCAGGATTGGCAAGCAATCTTCGAGGCATCAGGGATATCTGCCTATCCCGTTTTGGTGGGAGACAAGAGCAAGGCGACTTTTGCGGTATGGATTGGGGATGAGGTGAGCCAGGACGCTCTCTCAGCACTGGCAAGAAAAGCTTCAGCGGAGGTTCCAGGTTTTTCGTACAAGCAGCCTGCTACCCAGGCATATGTCGTGCTGAAACAGGACGCGTACGGCTCCAAAAGTGATACAATATGGAAGTACGTATTCTCGCCAAACGTGAAACTGACTGTCGAGCCGAAAAAAGCCGGATCCGTAGCGTTGATCGGCGTCGTGGAGCGGGACAAGCGCACCTATCGCGGGGAAATGGAGCTGTCCGAGTACAAAGGGAATTTGACCTTGGTCAATGAATTGTCCATGGAAGAGTACTTGTACGGCGTGGTCAGTTCGGAAATGGCTCCAGGCTGGCCGATCGAGGCACTCAAGACCCAGGCGGTTCTCGCCCGCACCCGTGCGGTAGGGACAGGGAATAAGTACGGGATCGCAAACTTGTCGGATACCGTCTACGAACAGGCTTATTACGGGTATACAAAGGAGTCAAAGGATATTCGGGAAGCGGTAGATGAAACGGAAGGCGAAGTCATCTACTACAAAGGAAAGATTGCCGAGTCTTTGTTTTATTCCAATGCTGGGGGGATGACCGCGGATGGAACAGAAGTGTGGGGAAATCCGGTTCCGTACCTGCGGCCCGTCATGAGCGAGGATACCGAACCGTTAGAAAAGGCGAAGATCTGGTATCTCGTTTCACTTGCTGATGGCACGCTCGGGTACATTCGGAGTGATCTGGTGAAAGTGACCGGCGGGACAAATCCAGTGGGATTGCGAATGGCGGTCGTCAGCACCAACAGCACAAACCTGCGTTCCGGCCCGAGCACGGCATATCATCGCGTGCTCTCTACGCTGCCGACAGGAGCCGAGGTTACGATCGTGTCCGAAGAGGCAGAGGAAAACGCGTATTCCTGGACGAGGGGGCCATACACACCGGCAGAGGTAGCCGGGATGATTAACGCTGTGCAGGCAAAGGGCAATGCACAGCGTGTTCCAACCAATCTCAAAAGCCTCCAGGTGACGGAGCGGGGACCGTCCGGCCGCGTTCAGGAAATGGAAGCAAACGGTATCAAAATTGCCGCAAGTTCACCGGATGCGCATCGTTCTATTTTTCAGCAAGGAGCCAGTACCTTGCGCAGCACCAAGTTTGATGTGGAGGAAATGGGGACATTCACCATTTTGGGAGCGGGAGGCAAGCGTACGACGTACCCTGCCGGAAGCGGCAATGTACAGGCGCTCAGCGCTGACGGTTACGGTTCTGTATCGGCGAATGGCTACAACGACCAGTTTCTGATTTATCGGGGAACTGATGATTGGCGTGTGGCCAGCAAGACTCAGCAGTTTCTCTTCAGAGGGACAGGCTTCGGTCATGGACTCGGCGTCTCTCAGTACGGAGCAAAAGCAATGGCAGAGAGCGGGTATGACTACAAGGAGATCTTGCAACACTACTACCAAGATGTGACAATCGAAGAGTGA
- the queA gene encoding tRNA preQ1(34) S-adenosylmethionine ribosyltransferase-isomerase QueA — MDVQQFDFDLPEHLIAQHPLEERTSSRLLVLRKETGDILHQRFTDLIDHLVPGDVLVMNDSRVLPARLIGEKAETGAKIEVLLLKSLGDDRWETLVKPGKRMKPGTEVVFGNGLLRCTCLDVTDTGGRIIQFHYEGIFYEILDQLGSMPLPPYIHEQLDDQERYQTVYSRERGSAAAPTAGLHFTKPYLEQIAAKGVQLAYVTLHVGLGTFRPVSADTIEEHVMHSEYYEIPEETVEIVNRAKAEGRRVIAVGTTSCRTLETVGKAHGGKLAATSGWTDIFIYPGYSFSILDGLLTNFHLPKSTLVMLVSALAGKENVLRAYKTAVEEEYRFFSFGDAMLIL; from the coding sequence GTGGATGTGCAACAATTTGATTTTGATTTGCCGGAGCATTTGATTGCCCAGCACCCCCTGGAGGAGCGCACCTCTTCCAGACTGCTGGTCCTTCGCAAAGAAACAGGGGACATCCTGCATCAACGATTTACGGATTTGATCGATCATCTTGTCCCGGGTGATGTCCTAGTGATGAATGACAGCCGGGTACTGCCTGCACGGCTGATTGGAGAAAAAGCAGAAACAGGTGCCAAGATCGAGGTTCTTTTGCTAAAATCACTCGGCGATGACCGCTGGGAAACACTCGTGAAGCCAGGGAAGCGGATGAAGCCTGGAACAGAGGTAGTCTTTGGCAACGGGCTTTTGCGCTGCACATGCCTCGATGTGACGGATACAGGCGGTCGGATCATCCAGTTTCATTACGAAGGCATTTTTTACGAAATCTTGGACCAGCTCGGCTCCATGCCGCTTCCGCCGTATATTCATGAACAGCTGGATGACCAGGAGCGCTACCAGACCGTCTACTCCCGCGAGCGTGGATCGGCAGCTGCTCCAACGGCAGGCCTTCATTTTACGAAGCCTTACTTGGAGCAGATTGCAGCAAAAGGTGTCCAGCTCGCCTATGTGACCTTGCACGTAGGACTGGGGACGTTTCGACCGGTATCAGCCGATACGATCGAAGAACACGTCATGCATTCCGAGTATTACGAGATTCCCGAAGAGACGGTGGAAATCGTCAACCGTGCCAAGGCAGAGGGCAGGCGTGTGATCGCCGTCGGTACGACTTCCTGCCGAACGCTGGAAACGGTGGGAAAAGCGCATGGAGGTAAGCTGGCTGCGACTTCCGGCTGGACGGATATTTTCATCTATCCAGGCTATTCGTTCTCCATTCTCGATGGATTGCTGACGAATTTCCACCTCCCTAAATCGACCTTGGTCATGCTGGTGAGTGCATTGGCGGGGAAAGAGAATGTCCTCCGAGCCTACAAGACGGCGGTCGAGGAAGAATACCGTTTCTTCAGTTTCGGCGATGCGATGCTGATTTTGTAG
- the tgt gene encoding tRNA guanosine(34) transglycosylase Tgt produces the protein MAVRYELIKTCKQTGARLGKLHTPHGTIDTPVFMPVGTQATVKTMSPEELKAMGAGIILSNTYHLFLRPGHEIVREAGGLHGFMNWDRAILTDSGGFQVFSLSNLRKITEEGVSFRSHLNGEKLFIGPEEATQIQNALGADIFMAFDECAPYPAEYDYVQKSMERTTRWAERCLKAHTRPNEQALFGIVQGGMYHDLRAQSAKDLVSMDFPGYAIGGLSVGEPFSLMYEVLESTVPLLPTNKPRYLMGVGSPDALIDGAIRGIDMFDCVLPTRIARNGTCMTSQGRLVIRNAKYARDFTPLDPNCDCYTCKNYTRAYIRHLVKSEETFGIRLTTYHNLHFLVKLMENVRQAIAEDRLQDFRDQFFAQYGLGEDRSF, from the coding sequence TTGGCTGTACGCTACGAACTAATCAAAACTTGCAAGCAAACCGGTGCACGTCTCGGCAAACTCCATACGCCGCATGGGACGATCGACACCCCTGTCTTTATGCCCGTCGGTACCCAGGCAACGGTAAAAACGATGAGCCCTGAAGAACTCAAGGCGATGGGTGCCGGCATTATTCTCAGCAATACGTACCATTTGTTCCTTCGCCCAGGACATGAGATTGTTCGAGAGGCGGGCGGACTGCATGGATTCATGAACTGGGACCGCGCGATTCTAACAGATTCTGGTGGATTTCAGGTCTTCAGTTTGAGCAATTTGCGCAAAATAACGGAAGAGGGAGTTTCCTTTCGTTCCCATCTGAATGGCGAAAAGCTGTTTATCGGTCCGGAAGAGGCCACACAGATTCAGAATGCGCTCGGTGCCGATATTTTCATGGCATTTGATGAATGCGCTCCTTACCCGGCTGAGTACGATTACGTGCAAAAATCGATGGAGCGAACCACTCGCTGGGCCGAGCGATGCTTGAAGGCGCATACACGCCCGAATGAACAAGCGCTGTTTGGAATCGTTCAAGGTGGAATGTACCATGACCTGCGCGCGCAGAGTGCAAAAGATCTGGTTTCCATGGATTTTCCTGGCTACGCGATCGGTGGATTGAGCGTTGGAGAGCCTTTCTCCCTGATGTACGAAGTGTTGGAAAGCACCGTTCCGCTCCTTCCGACGAACAAGCCTCGTTATTTGATGGGAGTGGGATCGCCTGACGCTCTGATCGACGGAGCGATCCGCGGCATCGACATGTTCGACTGTGTGCTTCCTACACGTATCGCCCGCAATGGGACATGCATGACAAGCCAGGGCAGACTGGTGATTCGCAATGCGAAGTACGCCCGTGATTTTACGCCGCTCGATCCAAATTGCGATTGCTACACCTGCAAGAATTACACCCGTGCTTACATCCGACACCTGGTCAAGTCGGAGGAAACCTTTGGCATTCGGCTTACGACGTACCACAACCTGCACTTCCTCGTGAAGCTCATGGAAAACGTGCGCCAGGCTATTGCTGAAGACCGTTTGCAAGATTTCCGCGACCAGTTTTTCGCTCAATATGGATTGGGTGAAGATAGATCTTTTTAA
- the yajC gene encoding preprotein translocase subunit YajC has translation MDSLTNFLPIIIMFAIFYFLLIRPQQKKAKTRNAMLAAVKKGDKIVTIGGMHGTIQELTDDTVTLRVAHNVNVTFDRGAINSVVSASNAAPAKTEPVKTEAKAEEASEEAK, from the coding sequence ATGGATAGCTTAACTAATTTTTTACCGATCATCATCATGTTTGCGATTTTCTACTTCTTGCTGATCCGTCCGCAGCAAAAGAAGGCAAAAACACGTAACGCCATGTTAGCCGCAGTGAAAAAAGGCGACAAGATCGTTACCATTGGCGGCATGCACGGAACGATTCAAGAACTGACAGATGACACCGTTACGCTGCGCGTAGCTCACAATGTGAATGTTACGTTTGACCGCGGTGCCATCAACAGTGTCGTTTCCGCTAGCAATGCGGCTCCTGCAAAGACTGAGCCAGTGAAAACAGAAGCGAAAGCCGAAGAAGCAAGCGAAGAAGCGAAATAA
- a CDS encoding TIGR04086 family membrane protein, whose product MRSASTSVLTGLLYTLGLVLIGALLATFLLSFTNLRESSLPYFTYVINIIGLLIGGYVTGRRCGGKGWYYGGLTGLTYFILVLLIGFLGFDAPMQWGTLLFLVGAFALAGLGGILGVNSINTSHKPKGIKPRR is encoded by the coding sequence GTGCGGAGTGCTTCCACCTCTGTACTAACAGGTCTTTTGTATACGCTCGGTCTCGTCTTGATCGGAGCGCTGCTCGCTACCTTTCTACTTAGCTTTACCAATCTGCGTGAAAGCTCCCTGCCCTATTTTACGTACGTCATCAACATCATCGGACTATTGATTGGCGGTTATGTGACAGGGCGGCGTTGCGGTGGCAAGGGCTGGTACTATGGCGGACTTACGGGGCTCACCTATTTCATTCTCGTCCTGCTCATCGGCTTCCTCGGCTTTGATGCACCCATGCAATGGGGAACCCTCCTCTTTCTAGTCGGTGCCTTTGCATTGGCAGGACTTGGCGGCATCCTCGGAGTCAATTCCATCAACACCAGCCACAAGCCAAAAGGGATCAAGCCGAGACGATAA
- the corA gene encoding magnesium/cobalt transporter CorA, which translates to MIKTYFYNHSEQKMFHDVDLATKDQWLKSPEDLLWIDLYDVGNNELPYIAKIFDFHPLAIEDCLHVSPRAKVDKYDDYYFFVFHALRYNEESDDEITTVELNVFLGPNYIVTIHKSPMNTIGRIAAMCHRNISYLNRGPDYLLYAIVDGITDEYFPIIDRISVRIDELEDEIYEHQMEEITEEFLALKRTIILIRRVIMPQKRIFANVNGRYSFDISEENVPFYSDLTDHLERISDSTETFRDLVNGALDTYYTIISAKTTETMRVLTIISTIILPLTFITGLFGMNTFAWLGEEAEKYMLIIALVIMLAMTFAMLHIFRKRKWL; encoded by the coding sequence ATGATTAAAACGTACTTTTATAACCACTCAGAACAGAAGATGTTTCATGACGTTGATCTCGCTACCAAAGACCAATGGCTGAAATCTCCCGAGGATTTGCTCTGGATTGATCTGTATGATGTGGGAAACAATGAACTTCCCTATATTGCCAAGATCTTCGACTTTCACCCGCTGGCAATTGAGGACTGCCTGCACGTCAGTCCGCGTGCTAAGGTAGACAAGTACGACGACTACTATTTCTTCGTCTTTCACGCCCTGCGTTATAACGAAGAGAGCGACGATGAAATTACGACGGTAGAACTGAACGTGTTTCTCGGTCCGAACTACATCGTCACGATTCACAAATCACCAATGAATACCATCGGGAGAATCGCGGCCATGTGCCACCGCAACATTTCGTACCTGAATCGGGGCCCGGATTACCTGCTGTACGCCATCGTGGATGGTATTACGGATGAATACTTCCCGATTATCGACCGAATCAGCGTGCGGATTGACGAGCTGGAGGACGAGATTTACGAGCATCAGATGGAAGAAATTACGGAAGAATTCCTGGCGCTGAAGCGAACGATTATTTTGATTCGTCGAGTGATTATGCCGCAAAAACGAATCTTCGCCAATGTAAATGGCCGTTACTCGTTCGATATATCCGAGGAAAACGTTCCGTTCTACAGTGATTTGACAGACCACTTGGAGAGGATTTCCGACTCGACGGAGACTTTCCGCGATCTGGTAAACGGTGCGCTGGATACGTACTACACCATTATCAGTGCGAAAACGACGGAAACGATGCGTGTGCTCACGATCATTTCCACCATTATCCTGCCCCTGACCTTCATCACCGGTTTATTTGGAATGAATACCTTTGCGTGGCTGGGTGAAGAAGCGGAGAAGTACATGCTCATCATCGCGCTTGTCATCATGTTGGCCATGACTTTTGCGATGCTCCATATATTCCGCAAGCGCAAGTGGCTGTAA
- a CDS encoding DUF421 domain-containing protein, which translates to MTTALLRTLFSYFFLLVMLRLMGKRELGKLSVFDVVISIMLAEMAVLAIEEIDKPASLFYIPMMLIGVLEIAMAYISLKSKKVRDVVDGSADIIIENGEIREGAMRRNRLNMDDLMVHLRQKNVKNIADVEFALLEPTGQMSVFLKARKDPVTREDLGISEHESSGPVSYKGLPIPLILDGKVRMEALNKIGQNELWLKREIRKYGIKDIREVSFCSIDERGIIYLDKKDKQPLQ; encoded by the coding sequence ATGACAACTGCATTGCTACGCACCCTGTTTTCGTATTTTTTTCTGCTGGTGATGCTGCGATTGATGGGGAAACGGGAGCTGGGCAAGCTTTCCGTTTTTGATGTAGTCATTTCCATCATGCTGGCGGAAATGGCTGTTCTGGCGATCGAGGAGATCGACAAACCGGCGAGCCTGTTTTACATACCGATGATGCTCATTGGGGTTTTGGAGATCGCAATGGCGTATATCTCCTTGAAAAGCAAAAAAGTCCGAGACGTGGTAGACGGCTCGGCAGACATCATTATTGAAAATGGTGAGATCAGGGAAGGCGCGATGCGGAGAAATCGCCTAAACATGGATGATCTGATGGTGCATCTGCGTCAAAAGAACGTCAAGAACATAGCGGATGTAGAATTCGCTCTGTTGGAGCCGACAGGACAGATGAGCGTTTTTTTAAAAGCGCGCAAGGATCCGGTCACTCGAGAGGACTTGGGCATATCCGAGCATGAATCATCTGGCCCTGTTTCCTACAAGGGTCTGCCCATCCCGCTAATCCTCGACGGCAAAGTCCGGATGGAAGCTCTCAATAAAATCGGGCAAAATGAGCTTTGGCTCAAACGGGAAATTCGCAAGTACGGAATAAAAGATATTCGAGAGGTATCGTTCTGCAGCATTGACGAGCGCGGAATCATTTACCTGGATAAGAAAGACAAACAGCCGCTGCAGTAA
- the spoVB gene encoding stage V sporulation protein B, with amino-acid sequence MRQSFFYGTVILIIAGGVTKVFGFAHRIVLSRIIGAEGMGLYQMVVPLLYFLITLTTFGLPVAIAKQVAETEAAKNPRLTRRFLVLALSVAGGISLILCSILLLFSHLIASSLFADPRAHIVMLAAIPVIPISSISLVLRGYFQGKQNMIPTAISQLVEQMVRMALVVVMTITFLPAGIEYATAGAVGSIIFGEAAGLLYILWQYRKGSKHTASLLLEKPFLQAVSASKASLRQLIHVALPVTMSRMIGSIAYVLEPMLVPLALVIAGFTTSTATGLYGQFAGMAVPLLMFPTFLTYSLSISLVPAVAEAAYQNNAPLVHRRIYQSMRITLVIGAPCTVLLTIFAEPLCGLIYGNQFHEVGLLLKEMAPFSVFLFFQAPLAAALQGLDYAQVVFRNTLIGAIVKTAAMFLFTAQPAFGIHGTVIALNIGITLVTLLHFASLIKKIGFTIDIREFGKIGAAMIAMGYAGSYMAKHWFMDTSIGQLLLVCTMVSTVLYVVLLVAMRVLGKQDVRRIPWIGEQLAIFFPRR; translated from the coding sequence ATGAGACAGTCATTCTTTTACGGGACGGTCATCCTCATCATCGCAGGCGGCGTGACAAAAGTATTCGGATTTGCCCACAGAATCGTGCTCTCCCGTATCATCGGCGCAGAAGGGATGGGTCTCTACCAGATGGTCGTGCCCCTCTTGTACTTCCTGATCACCTTGACCACATTCGGATTGCCTGTCGCGATCGCAAAGCAGGTCGCGGAAACGGAAGCGGCCAAAAACCCACGATTGACTCGCCGGTTTCTCGTATTGGCACTGTCTGTTGCGGGTGGGATCAGCCTGATCTTGTGCTCCATTCTTCTGCTATTCTCTCACTTGATCGCCAGCAGTTTGTTTGCGGACCCGCGCGCTCACATCGTCATGCTCGCAGCCATTCCCGTCATTCCCATCTCCAGCATTTCCCTGGTGCTGCGGGGGTACTTCCAAGGCAAACAGAACATGATTCCGACGGCCATCTCGCAGCTGGTGGAGCAAATGGTCAGAATGGCCTTGGTCGTCGTGATGACGATCACCTTTTTGCCAGCCGGCATCGAGTACGCGACGGCAGGGGCAGTAGGCAGCATCATTTTCGGAGAAGCGGCCGGACTCTTGTACATCTTGTGGCAATATCGAAAAGGAAGCAAGCATACAGCATCCCTGCTTTTGGAAAAGCCATTTCTTCAAGCGGTGTCCGCGAGCAAAGCGAGCCTGCGCCAATTGATTCACGTGGCGCTGCCGGTGACCATGAGCCGAATGATCGGCTCCATCGCCTATGTCCTGGAGCCGATGCTCGTCCCGCTTGCCCTCGTCATCGCCGGATTCACCACATCGACCGCTACGGGCTTGTACGGGCAGTTCGCAGGAATGGCCGTACCGCTTTTGATGTTTCCGACATTCCTTACCTATTCCTTGTCGATTTCCCTCGTTCCTGCCGTCGCGGAAGCCGCCTATCAAAATAATGCTCCCCTCGTGCATCGTCGCATCTATCAGTCGATGCGGATCACACTCGTAATAGGAGCACCCTGCACGGTATTGCTGACCATTTTTGCTGAACCGCTGTGCGGATTGATCTACGGAAACCAATTTCATGAGGTCGGACTTCTGTTAAAAGAGATGGCGCCTTTTTCTGTCTTCCTCTTTTTTCAGGCGCCACTCGCTGCAGCCTTGCAAGGACTGGATTACGCTCAGGTCGTCTTTCGCAACACCCTCATTGGTGCGATCGTGAAAACAGCAGCCATGTTTCTGTTTACGGCTCAACCCGCCTTTGGCATCCATGGGACCGTGATTGCACTCAACATCGGAATCACGCTGGTCACTCTGCTCCATTTTGCCAGCCTCATCAAAAAGATCGGCTTCACCATCGACATTCGCGAATTTGGCAAGATCGGGGCCGCCATGATCGCCATGGGTTACGCTGGCTCCTACATGGCAAAGCATTGGTTCATGGATACATCCATCGGACAGCTCTTGCTCGTCTGCACGATGGTCAGCACGGTGCTGTACGTCGTCTTGCTGGTCGCGATGCGCGTTCTGGGCAAACAAGACGTTCGCCGCATCCCATGGATCGGCGAACAATTGGCAATCTTTTTTCCACGCCGCTGA
- a CDS encoding post-transcriptional regulator — translation MDQAEKDGWFRHVSSICQSKAEEFALLGYENVTAKDIWECVSHAYKEIPPMHRLVNDVLSLKPNKYMNYLMIQMYRNS, via the coding sequence ATGGACCAAGCGGAAAAAGATGGTTGGTTTCGGCATGTTTCAAGTATTTGCCAGAGCAAAGCGGAAGAATTTGCCTTGCTCGGCTATGAAAATGTGACGGCAAAAGATATTTGGGAGTGTGTCAGCCATGCGTACAAGGAGATCCCGCCGATGCACCGCCTGGTCAATGATGTCCTGTCCCTGAAGCCCAACAAGTACATGAATTACCTCATGATCCAAATGTATCGAAATTCATGA
- the secD gene encoding protein translocase subunit SecD produces MIKWGRFLLFLVVVALLGTLVATTTTQVAGKITLGLDLQGGFEILYEVEPLEAGHKVDIDLLKSTAHMIERRINIGGVVEPVIDTELPNRIRVKIASQSADQDKLRELIGKPAVLTFRDEAGKTILRGSDLAPNGAAVGYDDLKRPLVTVKFSDAKKLEDVTRANLHKRMAIYLDENLQTNPTIQSVITGGSAQITGDYTRESAQELADLLNSGAMPAKLIEKQVTSVGASLGALALQKTIYAGYIGAALIFLFMLFVYRMPGMIANITLAGFTYFCLVVLDWMDATLTLPGIAGFILSIGIAVDANIITYERIQEEIRSGKTILSAFRAGERRSLITILDAHITTLIATGVLFYFGTSSIQGFAVVLAMTIVVSIITNVFGSRFLLWLVIRSNMFKKPFWFGVKESEIGEL; encoded by the coding sequence ATGATAAAATGGGGAAGATTCCTCCTGTTCCTGGTTGTTGTAGCCTTACTCGGCACGTTGGTAGCAACGACGACCACGCAGGTGGCAGGTAAGATCACACTCGGTCTGGACCTTCAAGGTGGTTTTGAAATTTTGTATGAAGTAGAACCGCTTGAAGCTGGACACAAAGTTGATATTGATTTGCTCAAATCAACTGCACACATGATTGAGAGGCGGATTAACATTGGTGGCGTGGTAGAGCCCGTTATCGATACAGAATTGCCGAACCGTATTCGTGTGAAAATCGCTTCGCAATCCGCCGACCAGGACAAGCTTCGCGAACTGATCGGGAAACCCGCTGTATTGACTTTCCGTGACGAGGCTGGAAAAACGATACTGCGCGGCAGCGATTTGGCTCCGAATGGCGCAGCAGTCGGCTACGATGACTTGAAACGTCCTTTGGTAACCGTGAAATTCTCTGATGCGAAAAAATTGGAAGATGTAACGCGTGCGAATCTACATAAACGCATGGCGATTTATCTGGATGAAAACTTGCAAACGAACCCGACCATTCAATCGGTCATCACGGGCGGCAGTGCGCAAATCACGGGGGATTACACTCGGGAATCCGCTCAGGAGCTGGCTGACCTGCTGAACTCCGGTGCGATGCCTGCCAAGCTGATTGAGAAACAGGTAACTTCTGTGGGCGCTTCCCTGGGTGCGCTTGCTCTGCAAAAAACGATTTATGCGGGATACATCGGGGCGGCCTTGATCTTCTTGTTCATGCTGTTCGTGTACCGCATGCCAGGTATGATTGCGAACATTACACTGGCTGGATTTACGTATTTCTGTCTGGTCGTACTTGATTGGATGGACGCAACGCTGACATTGCCGGGGATCGCAGGTTTCATTCTCTCGATCGGTATTGCCGTGGACGCGAACATCATTACGTACGAGCGCATTCAGGAAGAAATTCGTTCCGGAAAAACGATCCTTTCGGCATTCCGTGCCGGTGAACGTCGTTCCTTGATCACCATTTTGGACGCACATATCACAACATTGATTGCGACTGGCGTGCTGTTCTACTTTGGGACGAGCTCCATCCAAGGATTCGCCGTTGTCCTCGCCATGACGATCGTCGTAAGTATCATTACCAACGTGTTCGGATCTCGATTCCTCCTCTGGCTGGTTATCCGCTCCAACATGTTTAAAAAGCCGTTCTGGTTCGGAGTAAAGGAGAGTGAGATCGGTGAGCTTTAA